The nucleotide sequence TCATCATTTTTGTCTTCTGTTCTAATAGTCAATACATTAACATAAGGAGATTTACTATCCTCTATAATAATAGCATCTTCCGTTGGTACTAAATCAGCTTCTAGAGCATAATTAGTATTAATCAAAGCCGCTGTAACATCAGGCAAAACTCGAGGTAATTGCGCAGATTCTAACTCCTCAAACTTTAAATCTTTAGGATTTTGTACAATATCCACTGGAGTTGCCTTAACACCTGCTTCTTTATCTAGCTTAATTAAACCATTTTTAGCTAATAATAATAGTGCCCTTCCTTCATTAGTTGCATCATTTGGCAAAGCAATTGTAGCACCTTTTGGAATTTCATCTAATGATTCAACCTTTTCAGAATAAAGTCCCATAGGCTCAATATGTACCTTTGTATTATAAGTTAAATCTAAACCTCTTTCTTCCTTGAAATTATTTAAATAAGGAATATGCTGAAAGAAATTAGCATCAATACTACCATCAGCTAAAGCAATATTAGGCGTTACATAATCAGTAAATTCTTTTACCTTTAACTTGATACCCTTTTTGGCTAACAAAGGTTTGACCTTATTTAAAATTTCTGCATGTGGTACTGGAGTTGCTCCTACAACTAATTCCGTCTTCCCTACTTCTTTTTTAGTTTCGGCCGCCTTATTACCACTACATCCTGCTACTAAACCTACTATCAATAATAATACAACTACACTTAATAACTTCTTACTTTTTAACATAGATTCTCACTCCTTATTAATTTATTAAATTTGTTTTTTAAGCCGCCTTATTTAACTTGCTGGCTAGCCAGTTACCTAATGACTGAATGATTTGAACTAAAACAACTAAAATCACTACTGTCTTTAACATAATATCTCCTTGAAAACGCTGATAACCATACCTAATTGCTATATCTCCTAACCCCCCACCTCCAATCGCACCAACAATAGCAGAATAACCAACAAGACTAATAATAGTTAGTGTTAACCCCAATGTTAATGACGGTAAAGCCTCTGGAATTAAAACTTTAATTATAATCTCCCACGGAGTAGCCCCCATAGCTTCTGCTGCTTCAATAACTCCAGAATCTACTTCTTTTAGAGAATTCTCTACTACACGTCCGATAAAAGGTATCGCCGCTACTGCTAAAGGAACAATAGCTGCTGTAGTACCAATAGAAGTCCCTACTACCAAACGGGTAAAAGGAATAATTGCCACCATTAAAATAATAAAGGGGATAGACCTAGCAACATTAATAATTGTACCTAATACAAAGTTAATCTTCTTATTCTCTAAAAATCTATTTGGCTCTGTTACTACTACTGCTACACCCAGAGGAATACCAAATAAGGTGGCAATTCCCATAGAAACAAGTACCATATAAAGAGTCTCATACAATCCCTTCCATAATAAAGCTCCATCGCTAACTAACTGTTTTAACAGAACGTTCATCTCCAATCACCTCAATCTGTAAGTCTTTTTTCTCTAAATAACTAATAGCCTGCTTAACTTGAAAATTATTTCCGGTTAA is from Sporohalobacter salinus and encodes:
- a CDS encoding MetQ/NlpA family ABC transporter substrate-binding protein; protein product: MLKSKKLLSVVVLLLIVGLVAGCSGNKAAETKKEVGKTELVVGATPVPHAEILNKVKPLLAKKGIKLKVKEFTDYVTPNIALADGSIDANFFQHIPYLNNFKEERGLDLTYNTKVHIEPMGLYSEKVESLDEIPKGATIALPNDATNEGRALLLLAKNGLIKLDKEAGVKATPVDIVQNPKDLKFEELESAQLPRVLPDVTAALINTNYALEADLVPTEDAIIIEDSKSPYVNVLTIRTEDKNDESLQKLADALNSEVVKEFINEEYDGSIVPAF
- a CDS encoding methionine ABC transporter permease, producing MNVLLKQLVSDGALLWKGLYETLYMVLVSMGIATLFGIPLGVAVVVTEPNRFLENKKINFVLGTIINVARSIPFIILMVAIIPFTRLVVGTSIGTTAAIVPLAVAAIPFIGRVVENSLKEVDSGVIEAAEAMGATPWEIIIKVLIPEALPSLTLGLTLTIISLVGYSAIVGAIGGGGLGDIAIRYGYQRFQGDIMLKTVVILVVLVQIIQSLGNWLASKLNKAA